A window from Schistosoma haematobium chromosome 3, whole genome shotgun sequence encodes these proteins:
- the MIA3 gene encoding melanoma inhibitory activity, member 3 (EggNog:ENOG410VAYI~COG:U~SECRETED:SignalP(1-17)), whose amino-acid sequence MKIYLAFLLIGFGALLCHNEAIIKQHLPTELLCSDINCLKTITTGSLIKDVNVPNKKTLKVNTLVDIIGLSADATNSMMKIKFGEEHLYIDPSFVQIKDSVSSRKFLKVKNFDINLNPSTLLDERTLNLVSPYQLPSDEDLNYKSTEKISEKDHPYNKQALFRNQRQSNAYDTRERTNEIDEMDVVSSRSYDQVSKQETTYKIDSDEVEQDDKIEEDNDDNEFDYNNSSEIKHGDTDTTDYPSESPGEPASVNQKPSSVQSHHVEMKVSGTEHVETHVPVRPPTVSPDTDKESKEDVSSRSEQGEPVSVNQQPSSVQSHHVEMKVSGTEHVETHVPVRPPTVSPDTDKESKEDVSSRSEQGEPVFVNQQPSSVQSHHVEMKVSGTEHVETHVPVRPPTVSPDTDKESKEDVSSRSEQGEPVSVNQQPSSVQSHHVEMKVSGTEHVETHVPVRPPTVSPDTDKESKEDVSSRSEQGEPVSVNQQPSSVQSHHVEMKVSGTEHVETHVPVRPPTVSPDTDKESKEDVSSRSEQGEPVSVNQQPSSVQSHHVEMKVSGTEHVETHVPVRPPTVSPDTDKESKEDVSSRSEQGEPVFVNQQPSSVQSHHVEMKVSGTEHVETHVPVRPPTVSPDTDKESKEDVSSRSEQGEPVFVNQQPSSVQSHHVEMKVSGTEHVETHVPVRPPTVSPDTDKESKEDVSSRSEQGEPVSVNQQPSSVQSHHVEMKVSGTEHVETHVPVRPPTVSPDTDKESKEDVSSRSEQGEPVSVNQQPSSVQSHHVEMKVSGTEHVETHVPVRPPTVSPDTDKESNVDVSQVSYSTSSSDILDNDSHIESNMSNSHFSLHDRKQGVITSDLIGVQDIGIIYSSDVNSSILSSVSRKVSEDQIIFNHHSVPVHLGLIQCIYWAANASFDKTYSKTVRSPFSRFLVNGFRYFFAAANVSLQYLPGNIISNLDNFLLETFSLSVNFIIAWMIFIFHLIFMWNLSKGVHSLLSKYIFSEKCTSPSLVEYLKLEEYSIQLASQLSDTEESNSHLSKWANSLSCSLQNLQEEYTSKLSEMTLSMDDSRESFIRAQSELNHLKNTHNSLEQNLRLKLTDKEEVIHELNSEINRLKQLHSENDDKWKKSLLDLEESNRKSIEELKEEQEQLYSQANLYYNRMKTMQSEVDKILESRKASEEKLLIKEAEFQSLLATFNTLKGLEVIFEQESSSKQETNDMEEREVTTTDNLSNVSRTLEDDVEISDKSSIISESALCDLIEVDEKTTEKSRLQKNLSLLLDVGRLHAQIRLKDEQIKAEESKAKNEHDLRVEVESKMEEIERENSTLKANLIHIEQERNAYQTKLDILSCYFKERELELQRDLGKHVVVGSESSEALMHSRKRNQELEGEVKVLRDQMAALRRELVETERTSRRQISELDKRSHENWLAARASDHQIQDLREENFSLRQKLIESENNALRSSMRTIPEKINSSSREKIMNIFTRPILPLEFMKNPSLRDVRSQSRNSLTNLTSKRPVAEANPFPFIPTAPRGTMPFSGGLQRDVIPTPTRPLLPGFPPVQMSFPSAFLAPPFAPVMKAMTDQNNKQNSSPSSVSSSLK is encoded by the coding sequence ATGAAAATCTACTTGGCTTTCTTACTCATTGGATTTGGGGCGTTACTCTGTCACAATGAAGCAATAATTAAACAACATTTACCAACTGAACTTCTGTGTTCAGACATAAATTGTTTGAAAACCATAACTACTGGAAGTCTTATCAAAGATGTTAATGTACCGAATAAGAAAACATTAAAAGTGAATACCTTAGTGGACATAATAGGATTAAGCGCTGATGCTACTAATtctatgatgaaaataaaattcgGCGAAGAACATTTATACATCGACCCAAGTTTTGTACAAATTAAGGATTCTGTTAGTTCACGCAAATTTTTAAAGGTGAAAAACTTCGATATAAATTTGAATCCTTCGACTCTATTAGATGAAAGAACACTTAATCTAGTGTCACCTTACCAACTACCATCGGATGAAGATTTGAATTACAAATCTACAGAGAAAATATCTGAGAAAGATCATCCATATAACAAGCAAGCACTTTTCCGCAATCAAAGACAGAGTAATGCTTATGATACTAGAGAAAGGACGAATGAAATTGATGAAATGGACGTGGTTAGTAGCAGAAGTTATGATCAAGTGAGCAAACAAGAAACTACATACAAGATAGATTCTGATGAAGTGGAACAAGATGACAAAATTGAGGAAGATAATGACGACAATGAGTTTGACTATAACAATTCATCCGAAATAAAACATGGTGACACGGATACCACTGACTATCCATCCGAATCACCCGGTGAGCCGGCTTCTGTGAATCAAAAACCGTCATCTGTTCAGTCACATCACGTTGAAATGAAGGTGTCTGGAACCGAACATGTGGAAACCCATGTACCGGTACGACCACCGACTGTCTCACCTGATACTGATAAGGAGTCGAAGGAGGATGTTTCGAGTAGATCTGAACAGGGTGAACCTGTTTCTGTGAATCAACAACCGTCATCTGTTCAGTCACATCACGTTGAAATGAAGGTGTCTGGAACCGAACATGTGGAAACCCATGTACCGGTACGACCACCGACTGTCTCACCTGATACTGATAAGGAGTCGAAGGAGGATGTTTCGAGTAGATCTGAACAGGGTGAACCTGTTTTTGTGAATCAACAACCGTCATCTGTTCAGTCACATCACGTTGAAATGAAGGTGTCTGGAACCGAACATGTGGAAACCCATGTACCGGTACGACCACCGACTGTCTCACCTGATACTGATAAGGAGTCGAAGGAGGACGTTTCGAGTAGATCTGAACAGGGTGAACCTGTTTCTGTGAATCAACAACCGTCATCTGTTCAGTCACATCACGTTGAAATGAAGGTGTCTGGAACCGAACATGTGGAAACCCATGTGCCGGTACGACCACCGACTGTCTCACCTGATACTGATAAGGAGTCGAAGGAGGATGTTTCGAGTAGATCTGAACAGGGTGAACCTGTTTCTGTGAATCAACAACCGTCATCTGTTCAGTCACATCACGTTGAAATGAAGGTGTCTGGAACCGAACATGTGGAAACCCATGTGCCGGTACGACCACCGACTGTCTCACCTGATACTGATAAGGAGTCGAAGGAGGATGTTTCGAGTAGATCTGAACAGGGTGAACCTGTTTCTGTGAATCAACAACCGTCATCTGTTCAGTCACATCACGTTGAAATGAAGGTGTCTGGAACCGAACATGTGGAAACCCATGTACCGGTACGACCACCGACTGTCTCACCTGATACTGATAAGGAGTCGAAGGAGGATGTTTCGAGTAGATCTGAACAGGGTGAACCTGTTTTTGTGAATCAACAACCGTCATCTGTTCAGTCACATCACGTTGAAATGAAGGTGTCTGGAACCGAACATGTGGAAACCCATGTACCGGTACGACCACCGACTGTCTCACCTGATACTGATAAGGAGTCGAAGGAGGATGTTTCGAGTAGATCTGAACAGGGTGAACCTGTTTTTGTGAATCAACAACCGTCATCTGTTCAGTCACATCACGTTGAAATGAAGGTGTCTGGAACCGAACATGTGGAAACCCATGTGCCGGTACGACCACCGACTGTCTCACCTGATACTGATAAGGAGTCGAAGGAGGATGTTTCGAGTAGATCTGAACAGGGTGAACCTGTTTCTGTGAATCAACAACCGTCATCTGTTCAGTCACATCACGTTGAAATGAAGGTGTCTGGAACCGAACATGTGGAAACCCATGTACCGGTACGACCACCGACTGTCTCACCTGATACTGATAAGGAGTCGAAGGAGGATGTTTCGAGTAGATCTGAACAGGGTGAACCTGTTTCTGTGAATCAACAACCGTCATCTGTTCAGTCACATCACGTTGAAATGAAGGTGTCTGGAACCGAACATGTGGAAACCCATGTACCGGTACGACCACCGACTGTCTCACCTGATACTGATAAGGAGTCAAATGTGGATGTTTCACAAGTTTCATATTCCACCTCGTCAAGCGACATTTTGGACAATGATAGTCATATAGAATCTAATATGTCAAATTCACATTTTTCATTGCATGATCGTAAACAAGGAGTCATCACCAGTGATCTCATCGGTGTTCAAGATATTGGGATAATTTATTCTTCAGATGTAAATAGCTCTATTCTTTCATCCGTTTCACGAAAAGTGTCTGAGgatcaaattattttcaatcaTCACAGTGTTCCCGTTCACTTAGGTTTGATACAATGTATATACTGGGCAGCAAACGCTAGCTTTGATAAAACGTATTCTAAAACTGTTAGATCACCTTTTTCGCGCTTCTTAGTCAATGGATTTAGGTACTTCTTTGCAGCTGCTAACGTTTCTCTGCAGTATTTACCAGGAAACATTATTTCCAATTTAGATAATTTTTTGCTTGAAACATTTTCTTTATCAGTAAATTTCATTATTGCTTGgatgatttttatatttcactTAATTTTTATGTGGAATCTAAGTAAGGGCGTACATTCCCTTCTATCTAAATACATTTTTTCTGAAAAATGCACATCTCCATCTCTCGTAGAATATCTAAAACTTGAGGAGTATAGCATTCAACTAGCTAGCCAACTTTCAGATACGGAAGAATCTAATTCTCATTTATCTAAATGGGCTAATTCACTTTCATGCAGTCTTCAAAATCTACAGGAAGAATATACTTCCAAATTATCTGAAATGACATTATCTATGGATGATTCTCGGGAATCTTTCATACGTGCTCAATCGGAGttgaatcatttaaaaaatactCATAATTCGCTGGAACAAAACTTACGTTTGAAGCTAACTGATAAAGAAGAAGTCATTCATGAATTAAATTCAGAAATTAATCGTCTGAAACAATTACACTCTGAAAATGATGATAAATGGAAGAAAAGTCTTTTAGATCTAGAAGAAAGTAACCGTAAGTCAATAGAAGAATTGAAAGAGGAACAAGAACAGTTATATTCTCAAGCTAATTTATATTATAATCGCATGAAGACGATGCAATCAGAGGTCGACAAAATTTTAGAATCTAGAAAAGCATCTGAGGAAAAGTTACTGATTAAAGAAGCAGAATTTCAAAGTTTGCTTGCTACTTTTAATACGCTTAAAGGTCTTGAGGTGATTTTTGAACAGGAATCTTCCTcaaaacaggaaacaaatgaTATGGAAGAACGTGAAGTAACCACTACTGACAACCTATCTAATGTTAGTCGCACGTTAGAGGATGACGTGGAGATTAGCGATAAGTCAAGCATTATTTCCGAAAGTGCTTTGTGTGATTTAATTGAAGTCGATGAAAAGACTACAGAAAAATCTAGATTACAGAAGAATTTATCATTGCTCTTAGATGTTGGTCGTTTGCATGCTCAAATCAGACTTAAAGATGAACAAATTAAAGCTGAAGAGTCTAAAGCAAAAAATGAACATGATCTTCGAGTTGAAGTTGAATCCAAAATGGAAGAGATAGAAAGAGAGAATTCAACTCTTAAAGCTAATTTAATTCATATTGAACAAGAAAGAAATGCTTATCAAACAAAGCTTGATATTTTATCCTGTTATTTTAAAGAACGTGAACTTGAACTGCAAAGGGATTTAGGTAAGCATGTCGTAGTTGGTTCAGAATCTTCCGAAGCCCTTATGCACAGTCGAAAGCGTAATCAAGAGCTTGAGGGGGAAGTTAAAGTATTACGAGATCAAATGGCAGCTTTACGTCGAGAGCTAGTGGAAACTGAAAGAACTAGTAGGCGTCAAATATCGGAGTTAGATAAGCGTTCTCATGAAAATTGGTTAGCAGCTCGTGCGTCTGACCACCAAATTCAAGATCTACGTGAAGAAAACTTCAGTTTGCGACAAAAACTCATTGAATCAGAGAACAATGCATTACGATCGTCAATGCGCACCATCCCGgaaaaaataaatagttcatcTCGTGAGAAAATTATGAACATTTTCACAAGACCTATTTTACCACTAGAATTCATGAAAAATCCAAGTTTAAGAGATGTACGCTCTCAATCAAGAAATTCTCTAACAAATTTAACATCGAAACGGCCAGTAGCAGAAGCTAATCCATTCCCATTCATCCCAACAGCACCCCGAGGAACAATGCCTTTTTCAGGTGGACTTCAAAGAGATGTCATACCAACACCAACAAGGCCTCTTTTGCCAGGATTTCCTCCAGTGCAAATGAGTTTCCCGTCAGCATTTTTAGCTCCCCCATTCGCGCCCGTCATGAAAGCGATGACTGaccaaaataataaacaaaatagttcCCCTTCTTCTGTAAGCAGTTCACTAAAGTGA